Proteins encoded by one window of Erysipelothrix rhusiopathiae:
- a CDS encoding M20 family metallopeptidase, which translates to MKNSIESAVLKRIDHYKELALDLHAHPEICNEEVYACSLLSSLCTEEGFSVTVGVAGHSTGFDARYTTKKTGPVIVFLAEYDALPGIGHACGHNLFGITSILAATALKSIIDDIGGEIRIYGTPGEEGGTNGSAKASFVRDHYFDDVDAALCVHPGYLHSLTVETLANDPVDVSFFGKPSHAAAAPELGINALEALIQVFNASNALRQHLPQDVMIHGIITDGGVAPNIVPEFAKGRFYLRANTRATLSDVYNRFENIVKGAALSTGCHYEFGLFQNAVDDTVITPSFDKLYLKHLQEYGFDVIERDGSTFGSSDVGNVSYVVPTIQPTISISDTFIAGHSPEFKAAACSTQGLNSIHLGAQLLALTALDLMIDPELLQTIKDEHQERIAKQNDQTPKYK; encoded by the coding sequence ATGAAAAATAGTATTGAATCAGCTGTCTTGAAGCGTATTGATCATTATAAAGAACTCGCGCTTGATCTTCATGCACATCCAGAGATATGTAATGAAGAGGTCTATGCCTGCAGTCTTTTAAGTTCTCTTTGTACTGAAGAGGGGTTTTCGGTCACTGTTGGTGTGGCAGGTCATTCGACAGGCTTTGATGCTCGCTATACGACAAAAAAAACGGGTCCTGTAATTGTATTTCTTGCGGAATATGATGCCCTTCCCGGCATCGGGCATGCCTGTGGTCATAATCTCTTTGGTATTACATCCATACTCGCCGCGACTGCACTCAAGTCGATAATCGATGATATCGGTGGTGAAATCCGTATTTATGGGACACCTGGAGAAGAAGGTGGAACAAACGGAAGTGCCAAAGCGAGCTTTGTCCGAGACCATTATTTTGATGATGTGGATGCAGCGTTATGTGTCCACCCCGGTTACTTACACAGTCTCACTGTGGAAACCCTGGCAAACGACCCTGTCGATGTATCCTTCTTCGGAAAACCCAGTCATGCAGCGGCTGCACCTGAATTAGGAATCAATGCACTTGAAGCACTCATCCAAGTATTTAATGCAAGTAATGCCTTACGACAACATCTTCCTCAAGATGTCATGATTCATGGAATTATTACCGATGGCGGTGTAGCACCAAATATCGTACCCGAATTTGCGAAGGGACGTTTCTACTTAAGAGCAAATACCCGTGCTACCCTCTCAGATGTCTACAATCGATTTGAAAATATTGTAAAGGGCGCTGCATTATCCACAGGATGCCACTATGAATTTGGATTATTCCAAAACGCTGTCGATGATACCGTTATTACTCCCTCCTTTGACAAACTCTACCTTAAGCATCTTCAAGAATATGGTTTTGATGTTATTGAACGAGATGGTTCTACATTTGGCTCTAGTGATGTTGGAAATGTAAGCTATGTTGTACCAACAATCCAACCAACCATAAGCATATCGGACACTTTTATCGCAGGTCATAGTCCAGAATTTAAAGCAGCAGCATGTAGCACCCAAGGGCTCAACTCCATTCACCTTGGTGCACAAC
- a CDS encoding aldehyde dehydrogenase family protein gives MNRLDKQKIYFNSQITKPIAFRKEALDKLEKGLKAYETKIYAAFKQDLSKPEMEVYTTEIAVVYRSIRDAKKNLSQWMKQQKVKTPFVLAGRKSFKLYEPLGNTLIIGPFNYPLQLVLVPLVGAIAAGNTAVIKTSELTPAISSVIHELISDFFIEDYIVVVEGDVSVNQELLKQPFDFIFFTGSTQVGKIVMKYAAENLTPVVLELGGKSPCVVTENANISLSAKRIAWGKFLNNGQTCVAPDYVLVSRKHEEALTQALIKEIRAMYGDDIKNNEDYGRIVNIKHADRLKQILEAHKDDIVFGGRSNGTYIEPTLLSLECDKGKVMESEIFGPILPIIAFDTLEEAYTIIENNPKPLSLYMFTESYEEQEAILNRIQFGGGCINDTILHLVNDALPFGGIGNSGIGTYHGFSSFEVFSNCKSMMKSNSFPLSIMYPPYHQTKFKFIKKIFK, from the coding sequence ATGAACCGATTAGATAAGCAAAAAATATATTTTAATTCACAGATTACAAAACCAATAGCATTCAGAAAAGAAGCATTAGATAAACTCGAAAAAGGGCTGAAAGCTTATGAAACAAAGATCTACGCAGCGTTTAAACAAGACCTGTCTAAACCTGAAATGGAGGTATACACAACAGAAATTGCAGTTGTATATCGATCGATTCGTGATGCGAAAAAAAATCTTAGTCAATGGATGAAACAACAAAAAGTCAAAACACCTTTTGTTCTCGCAGGAAGAAAGAGCTTTAAACTTTATGAACCTTTGGGAAATACATTGATCATCGGTCCTTTTAATTATCCTTTACAACTTGTCCTTGTTCCACTTGTAGGGGCTATCGCAGCAGGTAATACGGCTGTTATCAAGACATCAGAGCTAACACCTGCTATCTCAAGTGTTATTCATGAATTGATTTCTGATTTTTTCATCGAAGATTACATTGTGGTCGTAGAGGGGGATGTATCCGTAAATCAAGAACTTCTCAAACAACCTTTTGATTTCATTTTCTTCACCGGAAGCACACAAGTAGGGAAAATTGTTATGAAATATGCCGCAGAAAATCTAACACCAGTGGTTCTTGAACTCGGTGGAAAAAGTCCATGTGTAGTAACCGAAAATGCAAATATTTCACTAAGTGCAAAACGTATTGCTTGGGGGAAATTTCTTAATAATGGGCAGACCTGTGTGGCACCAGACTATGTTTTAGTTTCACGAAAGCATGAAGAGGCATTGACTCAAGCACTTATCAAGGAAATAAGAGCCATGTATGGCGATGATATCAAAAACAATGAAGACTATGGCCGTATCGTGAATATAAAGCACGCAGACCGCCTCAAACAGATCCTGGAGGCACATAAAGATGATATTGTCTTTGGAGGCAGGAGTAATGGAACATATATCGAACCGACGTTACTCTCTTTAGAGTGTGATAAGGGTAAGGTTATGGAATCTGAAATATTTGGACCGATCTTACCGATAATTGCATTTGATACATTGGAAGAGGCCTATACAATAATTGAAAATAATCCAAAACCTCTATCCTTATATATGTTCACAGAGTCCTATGAAGAACAAGAAGCAATTCTTAATCGTATTCAATTTGGTGGCGGATGCATTAATGATACAATATTGCATCTTGTAAATGACGCACTTCCTTTTGGTGGGATTGGAAATTCTGGAATTGGAACATATCATGGTTTTTCAAGTTTTGAAGTCTTTTCAAATTGTAAATCAATGATGAAATCAAATTCATTTCCGCTATCGATAATGTACCCACCTTATCATCAGACCAAATTTAAGTTCATCAAAAAAATATTTAAATAA
- a CDS encoding QueT transporter family protein — protein sequence MKTKDLALEALIAAVYIAVTVLLKPISYSFMQVRISEVMLILVLFNRKHAYGLIIGCLLANFVSDAGILDVIFGTLATAITCLLMSITKDDHLALVWPALVNGIIVGAMLGYVLNVPYLPAMGWVFLGEFIATFVPGIFLIKPLKKNTKMQEIFG from the coding sequence ATGAAAACAAAAGATTTAGCCTTAGAGGCATTAATTGCGGCAGTATATATTGCAGTTACGGTTCTTCTAAAACCTATTTCATATAGCTTTATGCAAGTTCGTATTTCAGAAGTTATGTTGATTCTTGTTTTATTTAACCGCAAACACGCATATGGATTAATTATTGGATGTCTATTAGCGAATTTTGTAAGTGATGCAGGGATTCTTGATGTAATTTTTGGAACTTTAGCAACAGCAATTACATGCTTACTAATGAGTATTACAAAAGATGATCATTTAGCGCTTGTGTGGCCAGCACTTGTGAATGGAATCATCGTGGGAGCAATGTTAGGTTATGTTCTCAATGTTCCTTACTTACCAGCTATGGGATGGGTATTTTTAGGTGAATTTATCGCAACATTTGTACCAGGTATTTTCTTGATTAAGCCATTGAAGAAAAATACCAAGATGCAAGAAATATTCGGATAA
- a CDS encoding 3D domain-containing protein, whose translation MKKYLVIIYMVVMVTIISGCAVNADANVDITYPVLNDIAENSDEPYRFKISEKIEDLEEPGVEEREASEVVSGGASWIYAKTQDGVRGTKTTKYKETYNIKDELLSRVEIPEAAVIEPTTPTLYEGGQKAQAGAYYEASRITRYGVDCDGCNMNSAGEGGTAAGVRVSTTAVQQGDGSWLPGITYNGYYIIATSSSIPMCSIVEISNHTVSGKGIEYNVPFRAIVLDRGGAIQGSKIDLFVGTETNMGVTQGSVQNAHVEIISVGNGC comes from the coding sequence ATGAAGAAATACTTAGTGATTATCTACATGGTGGTCATGGTAACAATCATTAGTGGATGTGCCGTGAATGCGGACGCCAATGTGGATATTACCTATCCAGTACTTAATGACATCGCTGAAAATAGCGATGAACCCTATAGGTTTAAAATTAGCGAAAAAATTGAAGATTTAGAAGAGCCTGGTGTTGAAGAACGCGAAGCTTCTGAGGTTGTCTCGGGTGGAGCCAGTTGGATCTATGCCAAGACACAAGATGGTGTACGTGGTACAAAAACAACAAAATACAAAGAAACATATAACATAAAAGACGAATTGTTATCACGTGTAGAAATTCCTGAAGCAGCTGTTATCGAGCCAACAACGCCCACTCTTTACGAAGGTGGACAAAAAGCTCAAGCAGGTGCTTATTACGAAGCAAGCCGTATTACGCGATACGGAGTTGATTGTGACGGCTGTAATATGAACAGTGCGGGTGAAGGTGGTACTGCTGCCGGAGTTCGTGTAAGTACTACAGCAGTTCAACAAGGAGACGGTTCTTGGTTGCCAGGAATTACATATAACGGATATTACATCATTGCAACATCAAGCTCGATTCCAATGTGCTCGATTGTTGAGATATCAAACCACACAGTAAGTGGTAAAGGAATTGAGTACAATGTACCGTTCCGCGCAATTGTATTAGACCGTGGTGGTGCCATTCAAGGGTCAAAAATTGACTTATTTGTTGGTACGGAAACCAATATGGGTGTAACCCAAGGTTCAGTGCAAAATGCTCATGTTGAAATTATAAGCGTGGGTAACGGCTGTTAA
- the rnmV gene encoding ribonuclease M5, with the protein MNKLKIQEVIVVEGKHDKEKILKCVDADVIMSSGTHMSAEFLTLCKRMNEDRGIIVFTDPDGPGEMIRRRIIETVGSCKHASLHVLQTKKKQKVGIEHADCDDIVEVLSTCSTFALNNESLTLHEFQSLGLSGASDSALRRDLLSEAFRFPKSNAKSCLKYLNMLNITKADCLMVLKESNYENNR; encoded by the coding sequence ATGAACAAACTAAAGATACAAGAAGTAATTGTCGTAGAAGGAAAGCATGATAAGGAGAAAATCCTCAAATGTGTTGATGCCGATGTTATTATGTCCAGTGGCACCCACATGTCTGCAGAATTCTTAACATTATGTAAAAGAATGAATGAAGATCGTGGCATTATTGTTTTTACCGATCCTGATGGACCTGGTGAAATGATTCGACGTCGTATTATTGAGACGGTTGGATCGTGCAAACATGCATCGCTTCATGTCTTACAAACAAAAAAGAAACAAAAAGTAGGTATTGAACATGCGGACTGTGATGATATTGTCGAGGTTCTAAGTACCTGCTCTACTTTTGCTTTAAACAATGAATCCTTAACGCTTCATGAATTCCAATCTTTGGGACTCAGTGGCGCAAGTGATAGTGCATTGCGTCGTGATTTGTTATCGGAGGCGTTCCGTTTTCCTAAATCAAATGCGAAATCATGCCTGAAATATCTGAATATGCTTAATATTACAAAAGCAGACTGCCTAATGGTTTTGAAAGAGAGTAATTATGAAAACAATCGCTAA
- the rsmA gene encoding 16S rRNA (adenine(1518)-N(6)/adenine(1519)-N(6))-dimethyltransferase RsmA, translating into MKTIANYSVSMELLRRYERRAKKHFGQNFIIDPSVVRNIASQSGAGGTVLEIGPGLGALTQQLAETYDKVIAYEIDPHMVEILNETLEEYDNVNVIHQDFLKADLSMYTEPITVCANLPYYITTPILFRLMELDIVAMTIMVQKEIADRLGASPQTKDYSSLSIQMQYYFDVKTVLKVSKESFHPRPGVESIVIKLTPKHQTMPYDEKTFFEFVKKCFQFRRKTLVNNLKTIDKDVDYATVLESLGLETNIRADYLTFDDYIRLYGALYA; encoded by the coding sequence ATGAAAACAATCGCTAACTATTCCGTAAGTATGGAATTATTACGTCGCTATGAACGACGCGCAAAGAAACACTTTGGACAAAACTTTATTATTGATCCTTCTGTTGTTCGCAATATCGCATCACAAAGTGGTGCAGGAGGAACGGTTTTAGAAATTGGACCAGGTTTAGGTGCTCTTACGCAACAGCTTGCGGAAACTTACGATAAAGTTATTGCCTATGAAATTGACCCACATATGGTCGAAATTTTAAATGAAACTCTTGAAGAATATGATAATGTGAATGTTATTCATCAAGACTTTTTAAAAGCGGATTTAAGCATGTATACAGAACCAATTACGGTTTGTGCGAATTTACCATATTACATTACAACTCCAATTCTTTTTAGATTGATGGAGTTGGATATCGTCGCAATGACGATTATGGTTCAAAAAGAGATTGCAGATCGTCTGGGAGCGAGTCCACAAACAAAGGACTACAGTTCGCTATCGATTCAAATGCAATACTATTTTGATGTGAAGACTGTTTTAAAAGTTTCGAAGGAATCGTTTCACCCAAGACCTGGTGTTGAGAGTATTGTTATTAAACTGACACCGAAACACCAAACAATGCCTTATGATGAGAAAACATTTTTTGAATTTGTTAAGAAGTGTTTCCAGTTTAGACGCAAGACATTAGTGAATAATTTGAAGACAATCGATAAAGATGTTGATTATGCGACTGTTTTAGAGTCTTTAGGGCTTGAAACAAACATTCGTGCGGATTATTTAACCTTTGATGATTATATCCGCCTATATGGAGCTTTATATGCGTAA